Proteins co-encoded in one Nicotiana sylvestris chromosome 7, ASM39365v2, whole genome shotgun sequence genomic window:
- the LOC104223977 gene encoding uncharacterized protein yields MEKEAVELATFRLRYIAILWYEGWERSRRRDTPPAVWENFSNAFLDQYLPQEIRQARVDQFLALKQGNMSVREYSLRFDTLARYAPSIGTTMRDKIHRFISQLAPELTEACATTTLQNSMDISRIQAFAQNIERGRRRQQGIERIEQVQCKRMRFSTSQEWSQGRQDQESSPDVVIGILTICSHNAYALIDPGSTLLYITPFVAGKFGIVPEIYPFTVSTSIGELIIARRVYRGCTLVACYSIVDCRAKAARFHFSGEPVLEWVGNIITPRGRFISNLKARKMFAKGCIYHIVRVIDADAEIPTLQFIPVVKEYVDVFPDDLPGIPLEREIDFIIDLLLGTQPISIPPYRMATAELKELK; encoded by the exons ATGGAAAAAGAGGCAGTTGAGCTAGCAACTTTTCGACTCCGATATATAGCCATTCTTTGGTACGAGGGATGGGAAAGGTCTAGAAGACGTGATACACCTCCAGCTGtttgggagaatttttcaaaTGCCTTCCTTGACCAGTACTTACCACAGGAGATCCGACAGGCTCGAGTCGATCAATTTCTAGCCCTTAAGCAAggcaatatgagtgttcgagagtaTAGTCTCCGTTTTGACACATTGGCTAGATATGCTCCATCAATAGGTACTACTATGCGAGACAAGATCCACAGGTTTATATCACAGTTGGCCCCAGAGTTGACCGAGGCATGTGCCACTACTACATTACAAAatagtatggatatctcccgGATTCAGGCATTCGCCCAGAATATAGAAAGGGGTAGGCGGCGACAGCAGGGTATAGAGAGAATTGAGCAAGTGCAGTGTAAGAGAATGAGATTTTCCACCTCTCAGGAGTGGTCTCAGG GTCGACAGGACCAGGAGTCTTCACCAGACGTTGTGATCGGTATATTGACCATTTGCTCTCACAATGcttatgccttgatagacccaggaTCAACTTTATTATACATTACCCCATTTGTCGCGGGGAAGtttggtatagtgcctgaaataTATCCTTTTACAGTATCTACATCGATCGGAGAACTGATTATTGCTAGACGAGTTTACCGAGGTTGTACG TTGGTAGCTTGCTATTCCATAGTTGATTGCCGAGCAAAGGCAGCCAGATTTCATTTTTCTGGTGAGCCtgtccttgaatgggtaggtaatataATCACACCtagaggtaggtttatttccaatctgaaggcgaggaaaatgttcgcaaaagggtgcatttatcatattgtgcgagttaTAGATGCAGAtgctgagatacctacacttcagtTTATTCCCGTAGTCAAAGAGTATGTAGATGTGTTTCCAGATGATCTTCCAGGTATTCCTCTagagcgagagattgattttatCATCGATTTGCTTCTAGGAactcaaccaatatccatccctccgtATAGAATGGCAACTGccgaattgaaggagttgaagtaG